One Thermoanaerobaculum aquaticum genomic window, CCATCCCAAGCGGCGTTGCGGTGAGCGACCCCCCGGCCGGCAAGGTGGTGCTTTTGGACGAAGCTTTGCGTCCTCAATCGGTTTTGGCCGAAGGCTTACAGCGCCCCACCGGTTTGGCCTGGGTGGGGGGCGGGCTTTGGGTGGCCGAAACCACAGCCCATCAGCTGCGCTGCCTGGGCCCTGTTTGCCCCCGGCCCACCTTGGGCCAGCGCGGAGTCGGCCAAGGCGAGCTCAACTTCCCCACCGCTTTAGCCGCCTCCGGCACCACCCTCTGGGTGGCGGACACCTTGAACTTCCGCATTCAGGCGTTTGACATCAACTCCGGGGAGGTGACGGCAGTTGTTGGCGGGCTCGGGGACAGCCCCGGCAGCACCCCCCGCGCCAAGGGTTTGGCGGTAGATGGGGAAGGTCAGCTTTGGGTGAGCGATGGCGTGTTGAACCAGGTAAGCGTGTTTTCGCCCGCGGGTCACCTGTTAACCTGTTTGGGGGGAGAAACGGCTTCCCAGCCCCTGTTTTCCATGCCCGCCGGCATCGCTGCCCGCGGGCGAGAAATTGCGGTGGCCGATGCGCTGGCTCGGCGCATCGTGGTGTTTCGCGTAAAGGCCCAGGAGGGACCGTGAAGCTTGCCACCTGCTTCCTGCTTCTGGCTTCGGGTTGCTGGGCGCAAGGCACCAGCGTGGTGCATACCGTGCATAACCTCTCGGCCTTTGGACCCGGCGAAGTGAAGGTCCTGGGCGAAAAGGAGGTGTGCAAGTTCTGCCATGTCCCCCACTCCGCCACCGTGTCCGCACCCCTGTGGGGGCGGCCGGTGCCCCAGGGGCAATTCCGGGTTCCGGAGGTTTCCGCAGGACGCGGCAAGGCCCCGGCCCCGCAACCGGACGGGGCCTCCCGCTTGTGCCTTTCCTGCCACGACGGCAGCGTGGCCCAGGGCTTTTCCCCGGCGGCCAAGACCTTGAAGGCTTTCTCGGTTGGAGGTTTGCGGGAAAAGGGAGACCTCTCCGGAAGCCACCCGGTTTCGATTCCTTTGCCCGAAAGCTCACTCGATCCTGACGACGAGCGGGATAT contains:
- a CDS encoding SMP-30/gluconolactonase/LRE family protein; its protein translation is MRKALALAAAWAAASCGTTPTAVPKLIWSSPSPRVELVSVMQTTADIPMPWLRRMVGSGAEALFVRPYGVAWLGEDLLVVDSGARRVLRFAAGSLLRSPEGVFAEPLFAAAIPSGVAVSDPPAGKVVLLDEALRPQSVLAEGLQRPTGLAWVGGGLWVAETTAHQLRCLGPVCPRPTLGQRGVGQGELNFPTALAASGTTLWVADTLNFRIQAFDINSGEVTAVVGGLGDSPGSTPRAKGLAVDGEGQLWVSDGVLNQVSVFSPAGHLLTCLGGETASQPLFSMPAGIAARGREIAVADALARRIVVFRVKAQEGP
- a CDS encoding cytochrome c3 family protein; amino-acid sequence: MKLATCFLLLASGCWAQGTSVVHTVHNLSAFGPGEVKVLGEKEVCKFCHVPHSATVSAPLWGRPVPQGQFRVPEVSAGRGKAPAPQPDGASRLCLSCHDGSVAQGFSPAAKTLKAFSVGGLREKGDLSGSHPVSIPLPESSLDPDDERDMGVKAQAVIAADPTVRLDKDGKLQCTTCHDPHADPYYQPGVVPHFWVRPTVDEVCLACHELR